One window from the genome of Musa acuminata AAA Group cultivar baxijiao chromosome BXJ1-4, Cavendish_Baxijiao_AAA, whole genome shotgun sequence encodes:
- the LOC103976013 gene encoding dof zinc finger protein 1-like: MIYISVHCRKIIKHEIVIFDDYPWQPVSENSCCCFFLHFFSIFTSASCMDRVQWTQGCGFIGGLEDDVGLLKAAEGGLVYTTTVGTMAGNSICTATRPQQAVERKVRLHKEKALDCPRCNSTNTKFCYYNNYSLTQPRYFCGDCRRYWTHGGSLRNVPVGGGSRKNKNKKPFSSSSTSSTTVSTLKKLTPAGLVSPPVSLSSTPGAPKLYEGHDLNLAFPHHSPPEQHKFRSSESGRSRDGNSNSSDGRNTCTAVVADSITELLRSGIPAGGLIAPFTPTVTMEYPCGPGLQDLGPPTLNLTLVGFNASVGGGSSSGHGSLQGLEECSCGKLLHHLEDSSANL; encoded by the exons ATGATATATATATCTGTGCATTGCAGAAAAATAATCAAACACGAGATTGTCATCTTTGACGATTATCCTTGGCAGCCCGTCTCTGAGAATAGCTGCTGCTGCTTTTTCCTCCACTTCTTCTCCATCTTTACATCTGCGAGCTGCATGGATAGAGTGCAATGGACTCAG GGATGCGGCTTTATTGGTGGTCTTGAGGACGACGTAGGACTGCTGAAGGCCGCGGAGGGCGGCTTGGTTTATACCACCACCGTCGGTACCATGGCAGGCAACAGCATCTGCACCGCCACCAGGCCGCAGCAGGCGGTGGAGAGGAAGGTGAGGCTACACAAGGAGAAGGCTCTCGACTGCCCCAGGTGCAActccaccaacaccaagttctgctactacaacaactacagcctCACCCAGCCCAGGTACTTCTGCGGAGATTGCCGGAGGTACTGGACGCATGGTGGATCACTCAGGAACGTCCCTGTCGGTGGCGGCTCGagaaagaacaagaacaagaagccattctcctcctcctccacctcatcaACGACCGTCTCTACTTTAAAGAAGTTGACGCCTGCAGGCCTCGTCTCTCCTCCTGTATCCCTCTCCTCCACCCCCGGAGCCCCAAAGCTCTACGAGGGACATGACCTCAACCTGGCCTTTCCTCACCACAGCCCCCCTGAGCAGCACAAGTTCCGCAGCTCAGAAAGCGGCAGATCCAGAGACGGAAACAGCAACAGCAGTGATGGCAGGAACACATGCACCGCCGTCGTTGCTGACTCCATAACGGAGCTGCTCAGGAGCGGGATACCTGCAGGAGGACTGATTGCGCCATTCACCCCGACCGTGACGATGGAGTACCCTTGTGGCCCTGGATTGCAGGATCTCGGACCGCCAACGCTGAATCTAACGTTGGTTGGATTCAATGCAAGTGTCGGGGGAGGGAGCAGTAGTGGCCATGGGAGCTTGCAAGGGTTGGAGGAGTGTTCTTGCGGGAAACTGCTGCACCATTTGGAGGACTCGAGCGCGAACCTGTGA
- the LOC135655959 gene encoding uncharacterized protein LOC135655959 yields the protein MTAPPEQRQKPDPSAATKGFFRHLGLFEMLPESADKKDFFSDLIRSILKVDRVEPGRVTCTLTVRSVVTNPYNTLHGGAVAAVAEMVSLACAKTAAGDKDFFLGESSTAYLSAARLNEDVEVNASILRQGRNVVVTSVDFRTKKTGKLLFTSRSTFYIMPVSSL from the exons ATGACCGCGCCTCCGGAGCAGCGACAGAAGCCGGACCCCAGCGCCGCTACCAAGGGCTTCTTCCGCCATCTCGGCCTCTTCGAGATGCTCCCCGAATCCGCCGACAAGAAGGATTTCTTCTCCGACCTCATCCGCAGCATCCTCAAGGTCGACCGCGTCGAGCCCGGCCGCGTCACCTGCACCCTCACCGTCCGCTCTGTCGTCACC AATCCATACAACACGTTGCATGGAGGTGCGGTGGCGGCCGTGGCAGAGATGGTGTCCCTGGCTTGTGCGAAGACGGCGGCCGGCGACAAGGACTTCTTTCTCGGGGAGTCGAGCACTGCTTACCTCTCCGCTGCAAGGCTAAAT GAAGATGTGGAAGTCAATGCATCCATATTGAGGCAGGGTAGAAACGTGGTAGTAACATCAGTAGATTTCAGAACAAAGAAAACTGGGAAGCTTTTATTTACATCTCGCTCTACCTTTTACATTATGCCAGTGTCAAGTCTTTAA